In one Nicotiana tomentosiformis chromosome 6, ASM39032v3, whole genome shotgun sequence genomic region, the following are encoded:
- the LOC138894595 gene encoding uncharacterized protein: MHADMIQVLPIELNAMSSPWPFSAWGMDVIRPIESAASNGHRFILVAIDYFTKWVKAASYKTVTKKVVADFVRGRIIFLFGVHESIITHNAANLNSDLMKAMNGSSIGTLQHTSSK, encoded by the coding sequence ATGCATGCTGATATGATACAAGTGCTGCCCATCGAACTCAATGCAATGAGTTCGCCCTGGCCCTTCTctgcttggggtatggatgtcatcagacCAATTGAATCTGCAGCTTCAAATGGAcataggttcattctggtggctatagactacttcacaaaatgggttaaaGCCGCATCCTATAAgactgtaactaagaaggtcgtagcagattttGTTCGGGGCCGCATCATTTTTCTATTTGGAGTACATGAGTCAATCATTACtcacaatgccgccaatctcaacagtgatttgatgaaagCCATGAATGGATCAAGCATCGGAACTCTACAACATACAAGCAGCAAATAA